ACGGAACTGGCGCTTTTTCAGTCATGTCCCAGTTGTAAGCCAGGGATTTCAAGGCGCGTATAATCCCTTTATGTGTAACGGCTATTGTTGGTTCAGACAATTCCATAAGCCAGGGTCGCAAACGCTCCTGAACCATGGCTGGGCTTTCCCCGGCAGGCGGCTGCATATGAAGCCCCTTGGCTTCATTCTGACGCATTTCCTCTCCGTAAAGGGCTCGAAGCTCGGACAAGGTCTTACCGTCCCAGTCCCCCCAATCCATCTCAATAATCCGCGGTTCGATATGCGGGGCTTCCGCCCCCAGCAGCAAAGCGGTCTCTTCCGCCCGTTTTAAGGGACTACTGACCCAGTTGAACGCGCGAAACCGGGCCGGGATACGAACCCCTTCAAGCGTTTTACGTCCGATATCACTTAACGGAATATCACGCCGCCCCTGAATACGTTTTTCAAGGTTCCATTCGGTTTTTCCATGCCGGACAAGCAATAAAGGGATCACGATAAAACCTCGCCGAGCTGTTGTTTTAACATGGATGAAGCCGCCTCCAACCCCCGTTTATCACGTGCAAAATTGGCTGCATTTTGTCCCAGCTGAGCTCGTAGATGCGGCTCATCCAGCAATTTCCGAATTGCCGCAGCAAACGCTGGCATATCTCCGGCAGGGCAAAGCAAGCCCGTTTTACCTGAAAGCACAACATCGGGAACACCGCGAATATCTCCCGCCACGGCTGGCAAGCCACAAGAGGCTGCTTCCAGAAATGTCATGCCATACGCCTCCCCATGGGCAGGCCAGACATACACATCCGCTTTTTTATACAAACCGAAAAGCGCCGGAGCCTCCAAAGCACCCAGAAACAAAAGCCGATCCTTTGCCGGTTCAAAGAACGAGCGAATAAGGTCTTTTTGTGGGCCATCCCCGACGACTGCCAATTGCCAATCATCTCCGCCGAGAAACCGGCAAGCCTCAGCAAGTTGTCTGTAGGATTGTAATTTATCGCCGCTTCTCATCATGGCAACAGTCAGTAAGAGCGATTTTTGACAATCCCACCCGGCATTCTCAAGCAACCGTTCCACATCTTTTTCGGCCAGCGCCGCGGGCTGTTCATCCAGAAAGGGCGGCAAATATACCAGAGCGTCCTGTCGGTCGAGCAATGGCTTCAGGCAGGCCCCATCCAGACGGGTCATATGAAACACCCGCGACGCCTGCTTTATCGCCTTTTCCGCGGCCTCATATCCCATGGCCCAAGGCCCCTCTTTCTGTTTAGGCGCATGGCTGGCTTCTGCGACAAAATACGGTATCCCAAAATGCCCCGACACTTTTGGGCCAATCCAGTCCGGAGCCTTGTGATACACATGATAGGTAAACCAGGCCTGTGGCCGCGCGGCGGGTTCTGTGTTTTCCAAAACCGAAATTATTCGTTCCGCCTCAGCCAATCCCGCTAAACGAACCTCTTCTTGGCAGGACTTATCGCCGTTTTTGTCGAAACTTCGAAATTCGCTATAAAGGTCAACCTCAAATCCAGCTTCACGCAATGCTTTCATCAACAATCTGGCCACCCGTCTGTCACCTGATGGGACAGGGTGGTTTGGTGATTTCATTGGTGCGTAAAAGCCAAGTTTCATGATGGATTATCTGTTTTGTCTGGAGCAGTTTTAAGTCCGAATTTTGCCGCCAGTCTGTCAATCCATTTAGACGCGTCAAATTTTTGCCGAAGAATTTCATCCCCGCGATCGGCAAATGCCTGACGTTTAGCCGGAAACACGATCATATTTTCAAGCGCCGCCGCCAAAGATACTGGGTCACGCTGCGGTACAAGAAGACCACTTTCACCGTTCTCAATCAATTCGGGAATAGCGGAAACCTCTGTTGATACTACCGCCACTTTCTGGCTTTGTGCCTCCATCAATACATTGGGCAATCCATCACGGTCGCCATCATCTGCGATCCGACTTGCCAGGACGAAAATGTCGGATGCCTTAAGGTTTTCCAGAACGTCTTTTTGTGACAGCGCACCGCGCCAGGTAATCCGATCAGACAATCCAAGTTCTGCTGCCTGCTGTTTTAAATCCTTTAATAAGCCACCCCCGCCAATATGGGTAAAATGCCACTGCAGGTCTTCTGGCAGAATGGCCAACGCCTTCAGCAGATCATCATACCCCTTTTTTGTCACGGCACGGCCAACAGAAATGATTTTCACGGGTGCGGCAGCGTCCCGCCCATCGTTGACATGGTTTTTATCAGGTGCCACAGGAAAGCGGGACAAATCAAGCCCGTGATATAACAAAGAGACCGTTTCAGGATTTGACGCCAGTTTTCGCAAATAATGTGTGTTGAAACTGGTGCAGGTCACCAGCCATTTCAGATCATCCAGTTTTTCTGACAGTTCCCATTCTTCAGATGTCCAGATATCTTTGGCATGCGCCGAGCAGGACCAGTCCAACCCTGTCATATGTGCCGCATACCGCGCGACAGACGCGGGCGTATGCAAGAAATGCGCATATAATTCGCGGCTGCCTTCCGGCATTTCTGCGGCCAGGACCAACGCCTGCCCAAAGCGGCGTCCACGATTGGAAGTCACTCCCCTTAAAAAATCACGGATCCAGATCGACTTCGCTTTCTTATATCCTGGAAAATGTCTGGCTTTCTTCCATGCGCGCCAGACGCGACCCGGTTCCTGATACAAATATTCTGGTAAATATGTAACAGGCGCCTGAATTTCATCGTGGATCGGATGGGTTGTTTTATCCGTCGGATGACGCAGAGAAATCAGATGCAGCCGCAACCCCTTTTTTTCCAGGGCCAGTAATTCCTGCGCGATAAAGGTTTCAGAAAGGCGCGGATATCCTTTCAGCACAACGGTTATTACATTCTGTGGTTCTGAATTTGACAATCTGCATGCCCTGAATATTTGGATCCTGCTCCCCTGATTAAGCGTAGTTCTGGTGAATTACAACCAACAATCGCGGGCAAAAAAAACCGTTCATAAAAAAGTGTTCAGAGCTTGGAACTTATTTATGGTTGCATCATCTCTAATTTTGAAACAGTGTTAACGGCTATAACCAAATCGGGGAATGGCCAGGACAGGGATCATGCGATGACCTGCAATTGGCTGAAATGGACTGCGTTGTATGGAACACAGCATATATAAGTATATTTTGCGACACAGCAAAAAGCAGCAGATTATTCTGACACTTATGTCATTCGCTTCCTTCCCGTTTCTCTACTACTATCTCGAACTCCCCAAAATCATCATCGATCAGGCAATTCAGGCAAAAGACATTCTGTTCCCCGTTGAAGTCCTTGGCTTTGAAATTGATCAAAAAGAATTTTTATATGTTTCGGTCAGTGCCTTTTTGTTGCTGGTCATTATCAATCAATGTTTTAAATACGCCATCAACGTGTATCAGGGTGTCACCGGCGAAAGAATGCTACGCCGATTGCGCTATGAATTATACAGTCGCATTCTGAGATTTCCCCTGCCGACTTTCCGCAAAAAAAGCTCGGGGGAAATCATTCCCATGATCACGGCCGAGGTTGAGCCGCTGGGTGGTTTCATTGGTGAAGCCTTTGCGCTCCCCGCTTTTCAAGGCGGGTACCTGATTGTCATCATGAGTTTTCTGCTAGTGCAAAATGTTTATATGGCTCTCGCAGCAATTGCCCTGTATCCCGCGCAGGCCTATTTCATTCCCAAGCTACAGAAGAAAGTCAACCAACTGGGTAAGGAAAGGGTGCGCCTGGTTCGCGTCCTGTCTGATCAGATCGGCGAAACTGTCGCCGCTGTACAGGAAATTCACGTCCATGACGGCTCCAATTATCTTCGCGCAAGCTTCACGTATCAGCTGGGTCGGATCTTCAAAGTCAGGTACCGGATTTACCTGCTGAAATTCATCATCAAATTCCTCAACAACTTCATTCAGCAACTGGGACCATTTTTCTTCTACGCGCTTGGCGGCACGATGGTTATCAATGGTAATCTTGAAATCGGTACGCTGGTTGCGGCGATTTCCGCCCATAAGGAGATGGCCGCCCCCTGGAAAGAACTGCTCTCTTATTACCAGCGCCGTGAGGATGCCCGGATCAAGTATGAACAGGTCGTCGAACAGTTTGAGCCAGCTGGAATGCGCGATGAAAGCAACCAGCTTGTCGAGCCTGAAGAAATTCCGCAGCTGAAAGGTGAGTTGGTTGCCAGCAACATTGTTCTTTCTGACGATACGGGCTCGGCCCAGCTGGAAGGCCTGAACCTAAAACTGGCCCTCGACAAACGGGTTGCCATTGTTGGACAGGCAGGCTCCGGCCGTGAAGCATTGACACAGGTTTTATCCCGTCTCATTGATCCTGACCGCGGCAAAGTAACTGTTGGAAATCTTGATTTTTCCGAAGCATCGGAAGCCGTTATCGGACGGAGAATTTCCTATCTGGGCCAAAGTGGCTATGTGTTTAACACCACCATTGGCGAAAATCTGTTTTTCAGCTTAAAGCACCGCCCCTTGCGCGAGGTCCTGTTTGAAGGGGAAGAGCAAGAATTTCGTGAAGAAGATGTCAAAGAAATTCTGTTAACAGGAAACTCACCGGATGATTTTGGTGCCGACTGGATCGACTTCGAAAGTGCGAATGTTGAAGATCTGAAAGGGTTGCATGATCGGGCGATTGACGTCCTGCACATGGTTGATCTGGGAGAAGATGTTTATCAATTCGGCCTGAGAAGCACCCTCGACCCGATAGAAGATCCGGAGATTGCCCAACTGATCCTTGGGGCAAGAAAACGTTTTTATGAAAAGCTGACTGCGGATACGGCATTTGCAAATCTGGTCGAAGCCTTCTCCAAGGAAAAATACAATACCAATGCCACGCTTGGCGAAAACCTGTTATTCGGAACCCCGGTTGATAGTGCCTTCGATATGGAACGCCTTGCTGAGAACTCTTATGTCCAACAGGTCATTGACGATGCTGACCTGACAGACTCGTTTTTGAAAATGGGCTTTCAGGTCGCTTCCCTGATGGTTGAATTGTTTGCTGACCTGCCTCCTGATCATGAATTTTTCCAACTTTATGGATTTATTTCCTCCGACGAATTGCCAGAATATCAGGCTATTCTCAGCCGTGTGAACGCTGACAACCTGCACCAACTGCGCGAAGAAGACCGGCTCCGTTTTATGTCATTGCCGTTCAAAGTGATCCCTTCAAGGCATCGCTTGGGTGTTGTTACAGATGAAATTCAGGAAAAAATTGTCGAAGCCAGAAAACAGTTCGTTGACCATCTGCCAGAAGATCTACAGGGCAGCATCGCGTTTTTTGACGAAAACACCTATAATGCGGCTGCTAATATTCAGGATAATATCCTGTTTGGCAAAATCTCTTACGGCTTTGCACAGGCGGCTGAAAAAATTGGTGGCCTGCTGGCGGCCGTGGTTGATGAAATGGAACTGAAACGGACGATCATTAAAGTGGGTCTGGATTTCAGGGTTGGTGCTGGCGGGGCCCGGCTAAATGAAAATCAAAGACAAAAATTGTGTATTGCCCGAGCCATTCTAAAACGACCAGATATTCTGGTTCTCAGTCAGGCAACAGCAACGTTCGACAACCGCACCCAGCAACGCATCACTGAAAATATTCTGTCAGAATTTGAAGGTCGTTCAGTTATCTGGTCGATTGAAAAACCTGAAATGGCCTATCTGTTTGATCATATAGTTGTCATCAATGGCGGGGTAATTACGGAATCTGGAAATTTTGATCACCTTCAGAAGAACGGCGAGCAATTCAAACTGCTCAGTGCCTGACGAACATTTATAGGAGAGAGAACCGGTGGACTTAAGAGAAGAGGTGGAAACCCTACGACAGATACCTTTGTTCGCAAAAGCAGACCCCTCGAAAGTGAAACTGCTTGCCTTCACCTCGGAACGGGTCATTTTCCAGGCCGGTGATTTTGTCTGTCAGCAAGGTGAAATGGGGGAAGCTGCCTATGTTATCATGAACGGCAAAGCGGACGTCGTGGTCAATACGCCATCCGGTCCGATCACGGTTGCGACAATGAAAAAGAATGATGTGGTCGGAGAAATTTCCATCCTGATCAATATTCCCAGAACAGCAACGATCAAAGCTGCGTCCGAACTGACCACCCTAAAAATTACGAAAGACCAGTTTCTTCGGATGATTACAGAGTTCCCTGAAATGTCGATCGAAATGATGCGTGTTCTGGCGGAACGACTGGTCCGCACAACAGAAGAGCTGCAAAAAGCCAAAGAAAGCCTGCAAAAATACGATGGCGAAGACTAAGTGTCCGTGATTTTTCCCTCTGCCATCAAGAAGTATTAAAATGTCTCTGCCTAACTGGCTGTCAGCCTTTGCCATCTATCGGGATCCCCGCGTTCTGGCGATCCTGTTCCTTGGTTTTTCATCCGGCCTTCCCCTTGCCCTGACCGGGACAACTTTATCTTTGTGGTTACGCGAAGAGGGAACTGCTCTTACGGCCATTGGTTTTCTGTCGAGCGTCGGCACCCCCTATGCCCTCAAATTCCTGTGGGCACCGCTGATTGATAAACTTCCTTTGCCCGTTTTGGGGCCGCTTTTAGGGCGGCGAAGAAGCTGGATGATCCTGACACAGATCTGTCTGATCCTTTCTATCGTCGGGCTGGGTTTGACCAGCCCGTCCGAAAATATTCTTCTGACCGCCAGTCTGGCTTTTCTGGTCGCCTTTTCATCGGCCAGTCAGGATATTGTCATCGATGCCTACCGGGTCGAGATATGTGATGAGCGCAGTATGGCGGCCGGTGCCGCGGCTATTGTTTTTGGCTATCGTATCGGAATGCTGGTGTCAGGTGCCGGGGCTCTTTATCTAGCGACGACAGTCAGCTGGTCGATCACCTTCACCATCATGGCAGCCTTCGTTCTTGTTGGCGTGATCACCATTTTGATGTCCCGCGAACCTGAAACACATAAAGCTTTGACGACCGTTCAGTTTGAGCCCGGAAGCCGCCGGCTTGCTGCCTATAAAAAATGGATTGTCGACGCGGTAGTCAAACCGTTAAGCGAATTCATGTCACGGCCAGGCTGGATACCCATTTTACTCTTTGTCATGCTGTATAAATTCGGGGACAGCCTTGCTGGCGTCATGAGCACACCGTTTTTTTACGATCTGGGTTTCACCAAGATCGACATTGCGAATGTCAGTAAAGTTTATGGCACGATCGCAACTTTTGCCGGGCTGGCCCTTGGGGGCTGGTTAATGGCAGCGACCGGCCTCTACAAAACCCTCTGGGTCTGCGGGTTTCTTCAGCTTTTCTCAAACCTGATGTTTGCTGTTCAGGCTCTAGCGGGCAATGACATTACTGTATTATCCTTAACGGTTGGGATTGAGAATTTGGCGGGCGGCATGGGAACAGCCGCGTTCGTCGCCTACCTTTCAAGCCTGTGCAACATCTCCTACACCGCCACACAATACGCTTTGCTTTCTTCATTCATGGCGACCGCGCGCATCTGGTTTTCAAGTCCGGGCGGCTGGCTTGCTGAACAATTCGGCTGGGTTGAGTTTTTTCTAATAACAACACTAGCGGCGATCCCCGGCTTATTGTTATTATGGTGGCTTACAAAAGAAGGTCATACGACAAGACCGGAAACGGCCATTAAAGAGCCGCTACAATAAAGAGATCCTGAAAGGATCCGGGGGGACACATGAATATCGCTAACTTTTTAGTTCGAACAGCCGTGACTTTTCCAGACCATGCGGCTTTGGCCCACGGAAAAGAAATAGTCGCAACCTATCGCCAATTTGCCGATCAGGTTGCGGCACTCGCTTATGGATTAAGGCACAGCAAAGGTCTTCAAAAAGGGGACCGGGTTGCCTTGATTATGAAAAACCATCCACAATACTGGGTTTCAGTATTTGCTGTTTGGCATGCAGGCCTTGTTGCGGTTCCAGTGAACGCAAAACTCCATATCAGTGAATTCGCCTATATTCTGGAAAATTCCGAAGCCCGCCTGTGTATTGCGACACCCGAATTGGCCAGCACGCTGGCCCCCCTTGGTTCTGATACACCCGTTCTTGATATCACTGACCCAGACTATGCCGCTTTATGTGCAGGACCCGCGCTGCCTCTTGAAGATGCGGCGCCTAATGATCTGGCATGGTTATTTTATACATCTGGCACAACAGGCAAGCCCAAGGGCGCCATGCTGAGCCATAGAAATATTCTTAGCTGCACGACCAGCTATTTTTCCGATGTGACCCCGATTAATCCGGGTGACGCCGTCATCCATGCAGCGCCGCAAACCCATGGATCGGGCATATACGGTATTCCACTTGTTGCCAAAGCCGGTATACAGGTAACGCCGGAAAGCGGTGGCTTTGATCCCGCCGAAACACTGGACCTGATTGCCCATTATCCCAATTCCTGCTTCTTCTTTGCCCCGACGATGATCCACCGCCTGATCGGCAGTAACGCTTTTGCAGGAGCAAATACGGAAAATATCAAGCTGATCGTCTATGGCGGCGGGCCTATGTATGAGGCTGATATTCGACGCGCGTTGGACGCCATTGGCCCTAAATTCTGTCAGATATACGGACAGGGCGAAGCGCCCATGACCATCACTGTCCTGACCCAATGGGAACTCAGCGAGAATCACAACCATCCAAGGCGGGCAGAAAGATTGGCCTCCGTCGGTACCGAACGCACCGATGTGGAGGTTCGGATTGTCGATGAAGAAGGCCGCCCCTGCTCCCCCGGTACTGTTGGCGAAATCATCGTGCGCGGCGATGTAGTGATGCTGGGATACTGGAAAAATGAGGAAGCGACCCGGGATACCGTTCGAGACGGCTGGCTTTATACCGGCGATATGGGATGCTTTGACGAAGATGGCTTTGTTACGTTGAAAGACCGATCAAAAGACCTGATTATCTCCGGCGGCACGAACATCTATCCACGAGAGATCGAAGAAGTCCTGCTCACCCATCCCAAAATCGACGAAGTGTCTGTCGTCGGTCGCCGTCATCCCGACTGGGGAGAAGAAGCCGTTGCGTTCCTTGTTTTGGCAAAAGGCGCGTCTGTTGATCCGCAAACGCTGGACGCCTTTTGCAACGAGCACATGGCTCGCTTCAAGCGACCCAAAGAATATTTCATGCTCGAAGCATTACCCAAAAACAATTATGGAAAGGTCCTTAAAACAGACCTTCGCAAAAGGTTAGAAAACTAACGGATCCTGGGCCGATTAATCTGATAGTCCAGATGCGTGCGAACAGCAGGCCATTCATTTTCAATAATGCTGTAAACACATGTATCCCGCCGGGATCCGTCCGGCAGGATCATGTGGTTGCGCAGGATACCATCCAGTTTAGCGCCCAGCCGTTCGATCGCAGCACGACTTTGCTTGTTAAAGAAATGGGTCCGAAACTCAACGGCCCCGGCCCCCAGTGTTTCAAAGGCATGAGCGAGCAATAACCGTTTGGCGTGGGTGTTCAGTCCGGAACGCTGAACGGATTTCCGATACCAGGTTGACCCGATCTCCACCCGCCGGTTAGCCTCATCAATGTTCATGTAGGTTGTCATCCCGACCACTTTTCCGCTTTCTGTCTGGGCAATGGAAAAGGGCATCAT
This region of Sneathiella aquimaris genomic DNA includes:
- a CDS encoding AmpG family muropeptide MFS transporter, with the protein product MSLPNWLSAFAIYRDPRVLAILFLGFSSGLPLALTGTTLSLWLREEGTALTAIGFLSSVGTPYALKFLWAPLIDKLPLPVLGPLLGRRRSWMILTQICLILSIVGLGLTSPSENILLTASLAFLVAFSSASQDIVIDAYRVEICDERSMAAGAAAIVFGYRIGMLVSGAGALYLATTVSWSITFTIMAAFVLVGVITILMSREPETHKALTTVQFEPGSRRLAAYKKWIVDAVVKPLSEFMSRPGWIPILLFVMLYKFGDSLAGVMSTPFFYDLGFTKIDIANVSKVYGTIATFAGLALGGWLMAATGLYKTLWVCGFLQLFSNLMFAVQALAGNDITVLSLTVGIENLAGGMGTAAFVAYLSSLCNISYTATQYALLSSFMATARIWFSSPGGWLAEQFGWVEFFLITTLAAIPGLLLLWWLTKEGHTTRPETAIKEPLQ
- a CDS encoding glycosyltransferase; this translates as MSNSEPQNVITVVLKGYPRLSETFIAQELLALEKKGLRLHLISLRHPTDKTTHPIHDEIQAPVTYLPEYLYQEPGRVWRAWKKARHFPGYKKAKSIWIRDFLRGVTSNRGRRFGQALVLAAEMPEGSRELYAHFLHTPASVARYAAHMTGLDWSCSAHAKDIWTSEEWELSEKLDDLKWLVTCTSFNTHYLRKLASNPETVSLLYHGLDLSRFPVAPDKNHVNDGRDAAAPVKIISVGRAVTKKGYDDLLKALAILPEDLQWHFTHIGGGGLLKDLKQQAAELGLSDRITWRGALSQKDVLENLKASDIFVLASRIADDGDRDGLPNVLMEAQSQKVAVVSTEVSAIPELIENGESGLLVPQRDPVSLAAALENMIVFPAKRQAFADRGDEILRQKFDASKWIDRLAAKFGLKTAPDKTDNPS
- a CDS encoding ABC transporter transmembrane domain-containing protein gives rise to the protein MEHSIYKYILRHSKKQQIILTLMSFASFPFLYYYLELPKIIIDQAIQAKDILFPVEVLGFEIDQKEFLYVSVSAFLLLVIINQCFKYAINVYQGVTGERMLRRLRYELYSRILRFPLPTFRKKSSGEIIPMITAEVEPLGGFIGEAFALPAFQGGYLIVIMSFLLVQNVYMALAAIALYPAQAYFIPKLQKKVNQLGKERVRLVRVLSDQIGETVAAVQEIHVHDGSNYLRASFTYQLGRIFKVRYRIYLLKFIIKFLNNFIQQLGPFFFYALGGTMVINGNLEIGTLVAAISAHKEMAAPWKELLSYYQRREDARIKYEQVVEQFEPAGMRDESNQLVEPEEIPQLKGELVASNIVLSDDTGSAQLEGLNLKLALDKRVAIVGQAGSGREALTQVLSRLIDPDRGKVTVGNLDFSEASEAVIGRRISYLGQSGYVFNTTIGENLFFSLKHRPLREVLFEGEEQEFREEDVKEILLTGNSPDDFGADWIDFESANVEDLKGLHDRAIDVLHMVDLGEDVYQFGLRSTLDPIEDPEIAQLILGARKRFYEKLTADTAFANLVEAFSKEKYNTNATLGENLLFGTPVDSAFDMERLAENSYVQQVIDDADLTDSFLKMGFQVASLMVELFADLPPDHEFFQLYGFISSDELPEYQAILSRVNADNLHQLREEDRLRFMSLPFKVIPSRHRLGVVTDEIQEKIVEARKQFVDHLPEDLQGSIAFFDENTYNAAANIQDNILFGKISYGFAQAAEKIGGLLAAVVDEMELKRTIIKVGLDFRVGAGGARLNENQRQKLCIARAILKRPDILVLSQATATFDNRTQQRITENILSEFEGRSVIWSIEKPEMAYLFDHIVVINGGVITESGNFDHLQKNGEQFKLLSA
- a CDS encoding GNAT family N-acetyltransferase, producing the protein MPWIHPVTLSDARVSLMPLSHDHHDDLVEATQDGDLWTLWYTSIPDPHTMRTEIDRRLGLREAGTMMPFSIAQTESGKVVGMTTYMNIDEANRRVEIGSTWYRKSVQRSGLNTHAKRLLLAHAFETLGAGAVEFRTHFFNKQSRAAIERLGAKLDGILRNHMILPDGSRRDTCVYSIIENEWPAVRTHLDYQINRPRIR
- a CDS encoding cyclic nucleotide-binding domain-containing protein, whose amino-acid sequence is MDLREEVETLRQIPLFAKADPSKVKLLAFTSERVIFQAGDFVCQQGEMGEAAYVIMNGKADVVVNTPSGPITVATMKKNDVVGEISILINIPRTATIKAASELTTLKITKDQFLRMITEFPEMSIEMMRVLAERLVRTTEELQKAKESLQKYDGED
- a CDS encoding AMP-binding protein, which gives rise to MNIANFLVRTAVTFPDHAALAHGKEIVATYRQFADQVAALAYGLRHSKGLQKGDRVALIMKNHPQYWVSVFAVWHAGLVAVPVNAKLHISEFAYILENSEARLCIATPELASTLAPLGSDTPVLDITDPDYAALCAGPALPLEDAAPNDLAWLFYTSGTTGKPKGAMLSHRNILSCTTSYFSDVTPINPGDAVIHAAPQTHGSGIYGIPLVAKAGIQVTPESGGFDPAETLDLIAHYPNSCFFFAPTMIHRLIGSNAFAGANTENIKLIVYGGGPMYEADIRRALDAIGPKFCQIYGQGEAPMTITVLTQWELSENHNHPRRAERLASVGTERTDVEVRIVDEEGRPCSPGTVGEIIVRGDVVMLGYWKNEEATRDTVRDGWLYTGDMGCFDEDGFVTLKDRSKDLIISGGTNIYPREIEEVLLTHPKIDEVSVVGRRHPDWGEEAVAFLVLAKGASVDPQTLDAFCNEHMARFKRPKEYFMLEALPKNNYGKVLKTDLRKRLEN
- a CDS encoding glycosyltransferase family 4 protein; amino-acid sequence: MKLGFYAPMKSPNHPVPSGDRRVARLLMKALREAGFEVDLYSEFRSFDKNGDKSCQEEVRLAGLAEAERIISVLENTEPAARPQAWFTYHVYHKAPDWIGPKVSGHFGIPYFVAEASHAPKQKEGPWAMGYEAAEKAIKQASRVFHMTRLDGACLKPLLDRQDALVYLPPFLDEQPAALAEKDVERLLENAGWDCQKSLLLTVAMMRSGDKLQSYRQLAEACRFLGGDDWQLAVVGDGPQKDLIRSFFEPAKDRLLFLGALEAPALFGLYKKADVYVWPAHGEAYGMTFLEAASCGLPAVAGDIRGVPDVVLSGKTGLLCPAGDMPAFAAAIRKLLDEPHLRAQLGQNAANFARDKRGLEAASSMLKQQLGEVLS
- a CDS encoding histidine phosphatase family protein; translated protein: MIPLLLVRHGKTEWNLEKRIQGRRDIPLSDIGRKTLEGVRIPARFRAFNWVSSPLKRAEETALLLGAEAPHIEPRIIEMDWGDWDGKTLSELRALYGEEMRQNEAKGLHMQPPAGESPAMVQERLRPWLMELSEPTIAVTHKGIIRALKSLAYNWDMTEKAPVPFDWSCVHLFKVDPSGRIFPDCVNIPLETS